The DNA region CTGGCCGAATATGAAGAAGGAGGTAAAGCAGTTCGTCGAAGCTTGCGTGGTGTGCCAGACGACGAAGTACTCTACCCAGAAGCCTGCAGGGTTGTTACAACCGCTACCAATTCCGTCCCAAGTGTGGGAGGATGTCTCCATGGACTTTATTACGGGTTTGCCGCAATCACGGGGCTACACTGTAGTCATGGTGGCCGTGGACCGTTTGTCTAAATATGCACATTTTGCCCCATTGCCGACGAATTTTGATACGATAAAAGTGGCCAATGTGTTTATTGATACAGTTGTTCGCCATCACGGTTTTCCGAAGACGTTGGTCTCGGACAGGGACTCGGTGTTCTTAAACCAATGTTGGAAGGATTTGATGCGGCTTAGTGGCACGAAATTGAACTTCTCAACGGCTTaccacccgcaatcggacggtcAGACGGAGGTACGGAACAGGGGATTGGAGCAGTATCTGCGAGCGTTCACTGCCGATCGTCCATCCAAGTGGTCAAATTTTCTACCTTGGGCGGAGCTGGCTTTGAATTGTTTCCATCATGCGGCCTTGGGAATGTCTCCGTACAAGGCCCTCTATGGCCGGGACCCACCGAGCTTGATTTTTGCGGAACCTTCGAGGTCGACGCCACCGGAGGCGGCGGAATTGATACGCCAACGAGGGGAGTTATTGGTGGAGTTAAGGCGAAATTTGGAACGCGCACAGCAGCGTATGCGCGAATCCGCTAACAAACATCGTCGCCACTTGGAGTTTAAGGTGGGTGACTTGGTCCTATTGAAGCTCCAACCATATAGGCAGCACTCGGTGGCTCGTCCACGGTCGGCCAAGCTAGCTCGTCGCTACTATGGCCCGTTTGAGGTATTAGAGCGTATTGGACCAGTTGCATATCGATTGCGCTTGCCGGAAGGGAGTAGGATCCACAACGTATTTCATGTGAGCCTCCTTCGCGCGTTTGTGGCAGGCAACGACTCGGGAATGGGCATGGACCTGCCGTCTGAATTCTTTGGAGATCGGCCGGTTGTCTATCCGGTCCGGGTGTTGGACAGACGCATGTTATGGCACGATGATCGACCCTTGGAGCATGTGTTGGTTCGTTGGTCCGATGGAACTGAGTCGCCGACGTGGGAACCGCTGGAACTAGTGCAGCGCAAGTTTCCAAATgtgctccttgaggacaaggaggttgctatggaggggggagttgatacgattccCAGGCAACCACCGCATCAACACAACGCCGAGCTGCGCGACGCCGAGCTGCACGATGCCGAGCTGCGCGACGCCGAAGAGCACAATGCCGAGCTGCATGGCGACGCCGAAAATCTGCATGGCGACGTCGAGAGATCGGAGGGAAGATCAGCGAGAGGCGAGAACGACATGCAGACGTCGGTCGCGACAACAAGGGGAAGAAGAGTTCGGCGCGCGCCTCTCCGATTCGGCGATTACGTCGCGAAGTAGAATTAGGattctctttttccttttagattttatttcctttttatgtctttcttatttttggtaacttAGTTATTTTAATGAGTCGAGCATATCtataagctccgtttcgggttttctttgttggttctttcccgagatgcaTTAGGTTTAgaagtcgaaccaaccctagggtccttagtctataaatagggctttGTTTATCAAGTTACGGATGAATAAGAATTACAATATTTGCCCACAAAATACGTGAGTTTATCTAAACCTAGTtcgccgctgcccgacggagaatcctccgcgcacagccgctgCTAGAAGACGCCGCCGATCCTGTGTAGGACGCCGGAGTTATCGTTGGATCGCCGCGCAACCCCGCCGCCGATCACGTTGAGGTAATAAGGCCTTAACAAATTCACATTGCTAAACCCTAAACAGGCTAATTGGCATAAATCAGCCGACCGCTACCAGTGATGGATCGTGGTGGAGGACAGCAGCAGATGGCGGGCGCATCGAAGCCCTCGGTGTTTGCGGTGTACCAGAACCCAGCACTCTCCGCCGCCCTCACCTCCAACAGCCTTCGCCCTTCCGCCTCCACAGTCTTCTTCATCCTCTCTCTTTTCTGCGGCTCTGCCGTCGCCCTCGCCATCTCTTTGTACAGGTATTTCGCGGTTGTTTCAAGGTTTATGCTCCGCATTCCggttaaattattaaaaaagagGTTGCCATTAGTTCCCACTGTGAGTGAGATACTTGATTTGAGCTTaatcttgaaattttgaaatgaattatatatatatattacacaTAACTAATACTCCTATGTTTTTTTCCTTGATCTTGCCTTTTTCCAATTCTACTAGTGATAGGAGTTATGGCATGGGAATTGAAATATTTAGTACCCTTGCATGAATTGGGAAATCTTCTGTACTGAACGTGATTTTGAACCTTAGATGTTTGATAAAACCAGTACATTGACATGAGGTGTGAAATATTTTGTGCTAATGTGAATGTGATCAATGCAGGGGAAATATGGCTGCTGCTGATTTTGGACTTGGGTTTATCTCTCAAGATGTTGCAAGTAAGTAGAGTTTTGATTTTCATTACCGTTTCTGAAAGCAATGATGTGACTAGTTCTAGCAATCGGTTTTGTGATACGATTTCAATATGCAGGTATATGTTCCAAAGTTATAGCAGCAATGGCAAGTTGCATACTGCTTGCAGCTGTGTTTGCTTTTTTCAAAGTCCTTTCAGTTTGGAGAATAAGAAATCTTAGAGAGGTTTTTGTAGTATCTCCTTCCAAAGGCACAAAAGAGCTAACACGCCTTACCGATCGACAGCTTGGCCTTTTGGGGTTAAGGTCAAAAATTGAAAAGGATTCTGAGGAGTCTTCAAAGAGACCTCCTAAATCAAAAGTTAGCTCGCCTTCCCCATCAAGTTTGCTCGTCCCACTTCATCCATCAAGTTCGAATCATGAAATGAGTGGTGGGAAATCAAGCTCTAGTAGTGGGCGAAAAATGCATGCTTATAGTACACCATCCAAGTCACCTGCTTCTCCTTCTATGTATCTTGTACCTGCGGCCTCTACACGGTCATCGataccgtcaccatctctgcaGTTTTCACCTGGAGTAGATCAGTTGACTGGCACTCCTTGGTCAAATAAGCGTCGTGCCTTTCAGAAAGATTTAGCAACAGAGAAAGATCTTGAAAGTTTTCTGGCTGATATAGATGAGAAGATATCTGAAACAGCTAGTAAATTGGCAACTCCTCCCCCCAGCATAAATGCATTTGGGATTACCAGTCCAAACACCCTAACTGGTTCAGTTAGTACTTCTGGAGCTACAAGAAGTACGCCTTTAAGGCAAGTTAGGATGTCCCCTGGTTCCCAGAAGTTCACAACTCCACCTAAGAAAGGAGAGGTAGAGCTTCCCCCTCCAATGTCTATGGAAGAATCGATTGAAGCTTTTGAAAGGCTGGGCATTCATCCACATATAGAGAAATGGCGTGACCGTCTCAGGCAGTGGTTTTCTGCTGTTGTACTCAATCCTCTTATTGGAAAGATTGATACCAGCCACATTAAGGTGAAATTAATTTTCCCCTGTATCTTTTACCACATTCATGGAGATTTTTCAGTGAGTATGTATGGATTACTATATCTAGTTACGAGTTTTTGGATGTCTCTCTGGCAGTCAGgatttaactaaaaatattctgCTTCACTTCTTTTGATGACAGAGAAAAAAGGACtcctttatattattatatggaTCTTTACTCTATCATTGCACTAGAAATTCTCTTTGGATAACAGAAACCTTACACTGTAGCATCACCTGTTAGTTTCTGGCATTTAATTTCAGTGCACTTTTAGTTTATAGTATATTGTTTCCAGAGACTCTGGATATAGCTATGACTGGGAGACTCTTAGGTTGACCTCTTTTCCTACTCCCTTAATACTCTATTTAGGAGACACTATAAATCTAGTGATTGAAAATAAAGATTTTAAGCATTCTTCCCATGGAACAATGAAATAAGGCCTGCCCTTGTTTTGACTCAAGCTAGTGTAATCATTCACCTAGGATTCTCATTGATGGGTGTAGGTTGTTGGTTGTACAGATCTAATTCGCTGCATACTTGTTTGGATGTACTTACATAAATGACCTATTTTATAATGCATGCATATTCAATCGTAGTTCTCAGATCTTGTTTTGCTGCTAGAAGAAACACCACTTACCTCTTGGAAGTTTTTAGGTTATTGAAGCAGCTGCAAAACTTAATATTTCAATTAACATTAGCCAAATTGGAAGTGATGCACCAAATGCGCCTGGTACTGCTAATGTATCTCCAATTGATAGAAGTAATGACTGGAAGCCAGCATTTGCAGTTGACGAGGATGGACTTCTTTATCAGCTTCGTGCAACTCTAGTTCAAGTTTTTGATACTTGTATGTTACACTTATGGAAATTATGATTTTAATATACAATCCTGAATTTGAAGGAGAAGTTTGTTTAACAGCTTAGTGTTCCTTTTTCATTTCTAGCAAAAGCTCAAGGCATTAATTTCCAGCAATCCCAGCAGCATGCCGCAGCAATCTCTATTTTGCGAGAGGGTATGGATGCCATTACGGAGCATCAGAGACTCCATGCTTTGATGAAAGGGGAATGGGGTAAAGGTTTACTTCCTCAAAGTAGTGTAAGAGCAGATTATACTGTACAAAGGATTCGTGGTATGTGCTTTCCTAATTTCTTGGTTCTAAACAAATTGAAATAATCAATTAATAGATTTCCTGTagtgttgttttttttatcatttgatatatatcaaattatctTGTAGAACTTGGTGATGGAACATGTTTGAAGAATTATCAGTATCTGGGAAATGGCGAGGTCTATGATAAAAAGAACAAGAAATGGAGTCTTGATCTTCCTAGTGATTCTCATTTGCTTCTTTATCTGTTTTGCGCCTTCCTGGAACACCCGAAATGGATGTTGCATGTCGATCCTACAACATATGCTGGGGCTCAGGCAAGCAAAAACCCCTTGTTTTTGGGTGTTCTGCCCCCTAAAGATAGGTTTCCTGAGAAGTACATAGCTGTTATATCTGGTGTTCCCTCAGTGCTACATCCGGGGGCTTGTATTCTGGCTGTTGGGAAGCAAAGTCCCCCAGTATTCGCCTTGTACTGGGACAAGAAGCCTCAATTCTCTTTCCAGGTAATTTATAGTACACGATGCTAGTCATATGCTTTTGCTTCTACACGATAACTGGAATTACTTGTACAACTAGAAATTTGTAATACAGTTTCAAATGACATAATTCAATTCATTTTGTCTAACCCCAATAGCCCATTAGGACTTGCAGAACATGTTCCATCATTTCCTCTCTTTTCCTGCTATATGCTCCTCCCTCTTTCCCAATTTAATGTCATTTGAGTCTGCGTACATTGATTTAATGGTTTCTGTTCATTGTAGTCGATTTGTAGGCATGCGTACGTGTTAACACACCATCTATGTCCTTGATTGCAGGGAAGAACTGCACTATGGGATGCC from Salvia splendens isolate huo1 unplaced genomic scaffold, SspV2 ctg326, whole genome shotgun sequence includes:
- the LOC121789749 gene encoding uncharacterized protein LOC121789749 yields the protein MDRGGGQQQMAGASKPSVFAVYQNPALSAALTSNSLRPSASTVFFILSLFCGSAVALAISLYRGNMAAADFGLGFISQDVASICSKVIAAMASCILLAAVFAFFKVLSVWRIRNLREVFVVSPSKGTKELTRLTDRQLGLLGLRSKIEKDSEESSKRPPKSKVSSPSPSSLLVPLHPSSSNHEMSGGKSSSSSGRKMHAYSTPSKSPASPSMYLVPAASTRSSIPSPSLQFSPGVDQLTGTPWSNKRRAFQKDLATEKDLESFLADIDEKISETASKLATPPPSINAFGITSPNTLTGSVSTSGATRSTPLRQVRMSPGSQKFTTPPKKGEVELPPPMSMEESIEAFERLGIHPHIEKWRDRLRQWFSAVVLNPLIGKIDTSHIKVIEAAAKLNISINISQIGSDAPNAPGTANVSPIDRSNDWKPAFAVDEDGLLYQLRATLVQVFDTSKAQGINFQQSQQHAAAISILREGMDAITEHQRLHALMKGEWGKGLLPQSSVRADYTVQRIRELGDGTCLKNYQYLGNGEVYDKKNKKWSLDLPSDSHLLLYLFCAFLEHPKWMLHVDPTTYAGAQASKNPLFLGVLPPKDRFPEKYIAVISGVPSVLHPGACILAVGKQSPPVFALYWDKKPQFSFQGRTALWDAILLLCYKIKISYDGIVRGMHLDSSALAILPVLDQESDD